The Littorina saxatilis isolate snail1 linkage group LG1, US_GU_Lsax_2.0, whole genome shotgun sequence nucleotide sequence GTTTATATGGAAAGCAGCCTCAGTGGGTAGCCACAGTCCACCTGATCTTTCTTCCTCACAAACACAGCCCCATCCTGATAGCGATGCATCAGACGCTACCGTGATATCAGGCTGAGAAACTGCAATGACATTATATGCAGTGCTCACATTCTCTATCCACCAGCTCAGCTCATCTTTGGCTGTAACAGAAAGTACCGTACAACTATCATAAttgcctttttcttttttcagagcAGCCTTTTTTACACTCTCAAGTTTACGATAGAACAGTGGCCCATACCTTACTGCTGGGAAACTAGCCACCAACTTCCCAATGACTTTAGCCAAATCTCGAATTGTGATGAGCTGGACTTTCAAAGCACGCTTGCAACACTCAATAAGATTATCAGATCTAACTTTGGTCAAAGAGACTGTCATTGCAATAGAATCAATCAGTACTCCAAGGTACTGGATTTTCTGTGTTGGCTCAAGCACTGATTTCTCATGGTGCACCACAAACCCAAGAGAGCGAAGAAGCTGCACCGTCGCCAGAACGTTCTCAATACACTCAGATTCAGTATCTGCAACAAGAAGAGAATCATCCAAAAAAGAGGTAGACAAATGTCCATCCTCTCTCAATTTTGCAAAAACAGGCTTCATGAGCTTGGTAAACTTTCTTGGAGCTAAAGCCAGTCCATTGGGCATAGAATCAAACTGCCAGAGCTGTCCTTCCCAAAGAAATCTCAAGAATTTTTTATCGTCTTCTGCAACAGCCACAGTGTAATATGCATCCTTCAAATCTACTGATGTCATGTAGCAGCCTGGTGTAACCAAATTCAGGGCAACTTGGAGTGTATCCATTTTGAAGTGCTTATAAGTAATGTCCTGATTTaagcgttttagattcagaatcaTGCGGTGTGACCCATCCTTTTTTGGACGTGTGAATACCGGGGACAAGTGTTCCCCAGGCACTGACAAGCACTTGGACAAAACTTTTTTCTTACAAAGCTTACGTATTTCGCAGTCAATcacttctttttctgtttggttCAATGTTGCCTGACAGGCTGACCAAGGAAGTTCAGCAGTTTCAAATTTTAGCCTTACTCCCTTAACTGTATCCAAAATTTCTGGATCAGAAGTAAGCTTTTGCCAGACTGGGTAAAACCGTTGTAAACGACCACCTTCAAAGTTTTCTGCTTCTAATTTCAGTTGTTTACATAATAAAGGCAACGATCTGTAATAGTCACTCACCTTATCGACCAATTTTGTGCCTAGGTTCTTCTGTACTGAGGGCGTGCCTTCCCCCCGAAGTGTTTCTGGGTTTGGCTGCCTCGACCCCTCTAGTGGTTCCAGTGACTGTTCTTTTTCCCTAAAAAATGTGGCTTGTAGCGGTAGTTAGTCATAGCATTAGCACCACCATACTTTGCTTTCTGAGTCCCACTTGGACCTGCCACAGGTGTCAAACTTGACCCCAATTTGTCCATTTCTTTGATGTCCTTCATGGAAGTTGCTAGGTTATCCCCAAACAACCACTTGTCACTGACCGGAACAGAATCAGAACAAAGACCAGCAAGGTTTGCATTTAGAAACGGCCGGATACCTTGCCTGCGGCGGATAGAAAGAGAATGAAAAGCACTACCTGCCAGAGCAATCGCATCGCCATTCTTTTCTATGGCTTCACCAATTTTCTTCCTTGATTCTGCATCTGCATTTATCTTTGCATGGATCAGAGTCTGAGTGCTCTCTGCCAGTGCTGTGCCGGCAGTAGCAATGGCTTTCTGCATGTGTGAAAATTTTATGTCACTATTCCTTGCTTCCCCAGTCATAGACTTCCATATTTCTGGGTTCACCAAAGGTGTCTGTAGTGCCCCGCAATTTTCGGGCCTGACATATTTCTCCATTCTATCTTTCGTTTTTTCTTCGGAAAGCTTACTCCGGAATTTCTTGTTGATCAATTCCGCAAGAGAAGTAGCTACAGCTGCACTAGTTTTCTCTTTCCCTTCTAGATCTTTGTCTAGTTCTGCGATCAAATCTTCCTCTTGATCACTAGGATGAACGGAAACCGTGTCATCCTGAATCTCACCTTCTGATGCGTATCTTGCATCGTCATCTTTCGAAGGTGACGGTTTCGTTTTATCTTTTGGAACGTCTGACGTCACATCAGAATCACTTTCCGAACTTACACGCTTCCTCTTCCGCTCAGTTTTTGCGAAGCGCTGTTCGATCGCGGCAGCAAACATTTCGAACCTTCGCGTCCACTGCGCGTCCATTTTCTCTAATGCAGCTTCCACGCTGTTAGAATCACTGGATGCCTTTTCTTTTGAAACACCAGAACTCTCCTTCTCCTTTGCTGCACCGCATTGCGAATTTTCCGCCATTGCTATGACCTACTTTGGGTCCGAAAACGCCAGTCTCTGCTGACTCAGTGATCGCTTTGTTCACGTACACTACGCCAAACTTTGTGGCTGTGCTCCCCAACTACGTCCTCTATGAGACAGGGAAATAGTAGTGCAAAAAACTGAAAGCACCGTCTCgcaagacaaacaaaatgactaCCAAAAACCAAAGTGTTAGGCTACTACGTGAGGCCGAGGGGGTACCGCCAACCGGTCGAAGATTTTACCCGTCGGATCTCGAAAATATGAAAGGGTACTCACCCACAGCTTGTTAAATCAATCGGAACAATCTTCAGTAGTAAACTACGTGAGTATGGACTCAATACATTACCGCAAAGATTAACTATTTAATCAAACATCGAGCAACACTAAACACCTGTCCGACCCCTGGAAAAACATGGCGCCAACTGGTCTTCCCTGGGCGCATGCGCTGATACTCACGTGACTACGTATGACTAAAATTAGGTGATAGATAATTAAATACAACACATTTTTCCCCAGCAGCTTCCTGGGCTGAAGTGCACGAAccgaaactgggtgccacccaaacaggAGAGACCAAACTGCTGggtctcagtttcaaccaatccaacactgcgggtggctctcGTTTGGGTGTTAACTTTCTCGTGAACCCTAGCCCAGATAACTCACCACTTTAGGGTTGCTGAGGACCTCGTTGATGACCTTTTCAATGAGTTCTCTGTCGCGTATCTGCCTCCAGTTCTCTCTGTCCACCATCTCCACTGCCCCGACCTCTGGATGCTCAAACAACAGCGGCAACAACTGCAACACATCATAGTTCAAACAAATGTAAATCAACTAATTTGAGAATGAAAGTCGCTTGGTAATAGGCGAATTCTGAAAATAACTACGTTGGAAACACGTGCTCCAGTACACGTGTTTCCAACCTAACCTTccctagtgattggcccctatAATGTTTGTCAGTGGTtttggcaagggtattcactcttccacaacctatAGAAACCTGacaaagttatttccgaaaatcgtctatttcaATGCTTGCTATTCTCCCTactgcacatgtcgtatgcattcagagcgcttacttccaATTGTTTCTTAGATCTTCCCAAAGAAAGATTGTCACAGCACACAGGAAAGTTATTCTAAAAGTGTCGCCTCCTCAAGTTGGTACCAAGTCCCTAGTTTCACAGAGAACTCATTGATGAATCATCATTGCTTGTTAGcaaaaagcaacaaacaaacaaacaaaaagctcacaattttgaaaaaaattcagTCACTTGAGAGAGAAGAGTTCTGGAGATTTTTCACTCAAAAAGTACACATAAGCTTAAATGCTGGGGAAAAAACAACTGTCTTTCGATGAACAACGACAATTCCTGCCATTATTAAGTCACCTTTtgtagaatcaaaaaacaagaaaggtaagttgttggaatgttgttattgacaaaattacgttacagtcacaaatatgtcgacccaacggtcttttaagtgaacagacaaacaaatatcacaataaacttatcttgatggaattcagttttcgcccactcgccaggaagccgagcgagtGAATGATTGCATGACGAAATGAATGACGTAAAAagggaaaaaatgaagaaaagtgtttttttgaacgttggcagtctctttgtttttggatttgctcaCCTTTTGTAGAGTTGATTGAGAAATGTCCCTGGAGGCCAGAAGGTCACAGACTTCTCCCAGTGACTGTACCCTGATAGGGCTGAAACCAACACAACACTCTCATCATGCATCTTCTCCACAGTGATACCATGAAAGGACACATTTGGGACCATctaagtgtccctacattgcaggtggcctgtcatgacaggtatattttggtagagataatagacacATGGACCTCAGaatgtccttttaagggaggtgtcctctcatgggaggggccacacattgcaggtaccactgtacttcaTTTATTTGAACATAATGTTTTCATTCTACAGTGGTGTCCCTTCCTTGCCCTCTGCCCAAACTTCCCCAAACCAAGCGCGTGGATTGTTGCATCATTTCATGGATTGTTACATgattttatgtgtttttttaCGAAACTTATGACGTTTGGCTGTGACGTTTTACATgacgattttttctttttttaatgaagAATTTTacgtcattggtcattgtttacttacattcatttcactgaagaagggcgtggcccgaaagtctttggaacttggtgtttactgtgtttttttctaattaatgaTTTTATGTGTTGTCATTTCTTTCCATTTCCTGCTTCAAGCAATGTGCTGCTTTTCCAACATTTGTGCCATTATTCATTTCTGCTAAGAAAAGTGTAATACAGCACAatctctcttttaagaccccctaatttaagactccccaattttGTAAGAACTtgaattttttcattttctcttcATATCCTCTattaatttacccccatttttagactcctccattttcaagacctgattttctcagatttttctgggccttaaaaggggagttcctCTGTATTCAGCTTTTTCACTGGATCTCTGTCAACAAAACAACGAGCCACTCTCacaaaactaacacacacacacacaaagcaaagttGGTAGAGCAATGGACTTGTGATGCTAGGATTATGGGTTCGAATGCAGGCtgggatggacacgggtcaactttatgtgcagactcagagacggtatccacgtctcacccctgtgtcaccactgtggcacttaagacctcggtcattctgccataagtgcaggtggctgattacacctaaacacgtaCACACCTGGATAGCGCGActatgttgctgctagctttccactgggaggaagcgacccgaatttcacagcgatgggacaataaagtaatgaaaatgaaattgaaatgaaacaagtcgcgtaaggcgaaaatacaacatttagtcaagctgtcgaactcacagaatgaaactgaacgcaatgcaatttttcagcaagaccgtatactcgtagcatcgtcagtccaccgctcgtggcaaaggcagtgaaattgacaagaagagcggggtagtagttgcgctgagaagaatagcacgcttttctgtacctctctttgttttaactttctgagcgtgtttttaatccaaacatatcatatctatatgtttttggaatcaggaaccgacaaggaataagatgaaagtgtttttaaattgatttcaaaaatttaattttgatcataatttttatatttttaattttcagagcttgtttttaatccaaatataacatatttatatgtttttggaatcagaaaatgatgaagaataagatgaacgtaaatttggatcgttttataaaaacaatattttttttacaattttcagatttttaatgaccaaagtcattaattaatttttaagccaccaagctgaaatgcaataccgaagtccggccttcgtcgaagattgcttggccaaaatttcaatcaatttgattgaaaaatgagggtgtgacagtgccgcctcaacttttacaaaaagccggatatgacgtcatcaaaggtatttatcgaaaaaaagaaaaaaacgtccggggatatcattcccaggaactctcatgtcaaatttcataaagatcggtccagtagtttggtctgaatcgctctacacacacacacacacgcacagacagacagacacacacacacacatacaccacgaccctcgtctcgattccccctctatgttaaaacatttagtcaaaacttgactaaatgaaaaAATGAGTCTCACCATTCCGCAGCATGAAAAACCATTCTTacaaaactaacacacacacacacacacacccacacacacaccacacagaaaGGAAAGAGTCTCACCATTCCGCAGCAGTGCAGTCATGTTCATGCAGCACACCGATGTAATCATTGAGCAGAACATTCAGCAGAGTCTTCAGGTCTCTGGAACCGTCGGCCATCAGTGACTCAAAGATGTCCAGCAAACCTTCCTCCGTCTGCAACAATCATGAGAAAATggtctgagaaacaaagggaagtaagcactctaaatgcataccACATGTGCAACAGAGTAAGTCTACATGCATACCACATGTGCAACAGAGTAAGTCTACATGCATACCACATGTGCAACAGAGTAAGTCTACATGCATACCACATGTGCAACAGAGTAAGTCTACATGCATACCACATGTGCAACAGAGTAATTAAGTCTACATGCATACCACATGTGCAACAGAGTAAGTCTACATGCATACCACATGTGCAACAGAGTAAGTCTACATGCAGGCGACATGTGCAACAacgagagaataacaagcattgaatc carries:
- the LOC138971140 gene encoding uncharacterized protein; its protein translation is MAENSQCGAAKEKESSGVSKEKASSDSNSVEAALEKMDAQWTRRFEMFAAAIEQRFAKTERKRKRVSSESDSDVTSDVPKDKTKPSPSKDDDARYASEGEIQDDTVSVHPSDQEEDLIAELDKDLEGKEKTSAAVATSLAELINKKFRSKLSEEKTKDRMEKYVRPENCGALQTPLVNPEIWKSMTGEARNSDIKFSHMQKAIATAGTALAESTQTLIHAKINADAESRKKIGEAIEKNGDAIALAGSAFHSLSIRRRQGIRPFLNANLAGLCSDSVPVSDKWLFGDNLATSMKDIKEMDKLGSSLTPVAGPSGTQKAKYGGANAMTNYRYKPHFLGKKNSHWNH